One genomic region from Evansella sp. LMS18 encodes:
- the sda gene encoding sporulation histidine kinase inhibitor Sda, with protein MRTLADKELKEAYIKACEQNLDPLFILQLRKELERRQIIREALEEKKRKRQI; from the coding sequence ATGAGGACTTTAGCAGACAAAGAGTTAAAAGAAGCATATATTAAAGCATGTGAGCAAAACCTTGACCCGTTATTTATCCTTCAGCTTCGGAAAGAACTGGAAAGAAGGCAGATCATAAGAGAGGCTCTTGAGGAGAAAAAAAGAAAAAGACAAATTTAA
- a CDS encoding CBO0543 family protein, which yields MFNLFEKKLLKILLFIGIIMTPFSLFGKEYKKWIIAYLLNAYANTFIAPAAAEKGFLNYPVRFVPKVYKSSIIYDYCLCSLVTVWYCRSSMKDNWKTSFWKVWLFVLPQVFAETWLEKNTQLIKYNKGWTSIHSLVTIAAAKLSIRYFLTFLEKFEGRKQKEWTANKVYVE from the coding sequence TTGTTCAATCTATTCGAAAAAAAGCTGCTGAAAATTTTACTTTTTATTGGAATTATAATGACGCCCTTCTCCCTGTTTGGGAAAGAATATAAAAAATGGATAATTGCATACCTGCTTAACGCCTATGCGAACACATTTATCGCTCCGGCAGCAGCAGAGAAAGGCTTTTTGAATTACCCAGTGAGGTTTGTGCCAAAAGTATATAAAAGCAGCATCATTTATGATTACTGCCTATGTTCCTTAGTCACCGTCTGGTATTGCAGATCCTCCATGAAAGACAACTGGAAAACATCCTTCTGGAAAGTCTGGCTGTTCGTCTTGCCCCAAGTATTCGCAGAAACATGGCTAGAAAAAAATACACAACTGATAAAGTACAATAAAGGCTGGACAAGTATACATTCACTCGTAACAATAGCCGCTGCCAAGCTGTCCATCAGGTATTTCCTCACCTTCTTAGAGAAATTCGAAGGGCGAAAACAAAAAGAATGGACCGCTAACAAGGTTTATGTGGAGTAG
- a CDS encoding NUDIX hydrolase: MDYIDKLREKVGTMPVILTSAGVIVLKDEDKVLLGYRADTKDWGLPGGYMEPGETLEETAIRELKEEIDIKAESLEIYKVFSGTEFYHEYPNGDKVYSVMAVFLYSDVEQSINVDNTEILKVKYFNLRELPERMTKTTRKILNAYRGTEM, from the coding sequence ATGGACTACATTGACAAACTGCGTGAAAAAGTCGGAACAATGCCTGTAATTTTAACCTCTGCGGGAGTTATCGTCCTTAAAGATGAAGACAAAGTATTGCTGGGATACAGGGCCGATACAAAGGATTGGGGACTGCCAGGAGGATACATGGAACCAGGGGAAACCCTCGAAGAAACAGCCATTCGGGAACTAAAGGAAGAAATTGATATAAAAGCCGAAAGCCTGGAGATTTATAAAGTCTTCTCCGGGACTGAATTTTACCACGAGTACCCAAACGGCGATAAAGTATACAGCGTCATGGCGGTGTTCCTTTACTCGGATGTGGAACAATCAATTAACGTCGACAATACAGAGATCCTGAAAGTAAAGTATTTCAATTTACGGGAACTGCCTGAAAGGATGACGAAAACAACGAGGAAGATTTTGAACGCATACAGAGGTACAGAGATGTGA
- a CDS encoding proline dehydrogenase family protein yields MLIKNTILHLSQNKMLNKLAGNYGLSLGANNVVGGTSVEEMVSHVKELNAAGISATIDRLGEFVTEKEVALNFKTEILEVIEAIHTHELDAHISLKPTQLGLGIDKDFCRDNIREIVKAAEKYNIFINMDMEDYPNIQATYDILDELKKDHTNIGTVIQAYLYRAEEDVMQYKDTRMRIVKGAYKEPEDVAIQDKKEIDENFLHLIKLHLMHGEFTSIATHDHNIIEAALKYAEENNIPKEKYEIQMLYGFRKDYQDQLVKEGRNVCVYVPFGNDWYGYFMRRLAERPQNINLVVKEAAGSKKVKMTLGAIGGALVLRQLLKRRRR; encoded by the coding sequence ATGCTTATCAAAAATACTATTTTGCATTTATCACAGAACAAGATGCTGAATAAGCTGGCCGGCAATTACGGCCTCTCTTTAGGTGCAAACAATGTGGTTGGCGGTACTAGTGTTGAAGAAATGGTTAGCCATGTAAAAGAGCTTAACGCTGCGGGCATTTCCGCTACGATAGACAGGCTCGGCGAGTTTGTTACGGAAAAGGAAGTTGCCCTGAATTTCAAAACAGAAATACTTGAAGTAATCGAAGCTATTCACACCCATGAGCTGGATGCCCATATCTCCCTGAAGCCTACACAGCTTGGGCTTGGGATCGATAAAGATTTCTGCAGGGATAATATCAGAGAAATTGTGAAGGCTGCTGAAAAATATAATATTTTTATAAACATGGATATGGAAGATTATCCGAATATACAGGCCACATATGATATCCTGGATGAATTAAAGAAAGACCACACTAATATTGGAACGGTAATCCAGGCATATTTATACCGTGCCGAGGAAGATGTAATGCAGTACAAGGATACCAGGATGCGAATCGTTAAAGGTGCTTATAAAGAACCTGAAGACGTGGCGATACAGGATAAAAAAGAGATCGATGAGAACTTTCTCCATCTGATTAAGCTTCACCTAATGCACGGAGAGTTCACCTCGATCGCAACCCATGATCATAATATAATTGAGGCGGCACTGAAATATGCCGAGGAAAATAATATTCCGAAAGAAAAGTATGAAATCCAGATGCTTTACGGGTTCAGGAAAGATTACCAGGACCAGCTCGTGAAAGAAGGCCGAAATGTATGCGTCTATGTACCGTTCGGAAATGACTGGTATGGCTACTTTATGAGAAGGCTTGCTGAGAGGCCGCAAAATATCAACCTCGTAGTAAAAGAAGCAGCCGGCAGCAAAAAAGTGAAAATGACACTTGGAGCAATCGGCGGAGCCCTCGTTCTGCGCCAGTTGCTGAAAAGAAGGCGCAGATAA
- a CDS encoding D-2-hydroxyacid dehydrogenase, which produces MDISNILVTGGSVEEMERIIKETDIFGKKQWRFKAEEDVIEEDFYWADTYVAFAPTKNFTFGNIKWVHSTGAGVDKFLDRLDWKDDVLLTKTICSFGQRIGEFSLSYILKDCQHHDTFRELQTEKEWREDVPVPLAEKTAVIYGTGNIGQETAKILSFFGIKVYGVSLSGKQKEHFDEVYSTGDENTEILQKADYVISTMPLTEKTRKMFDYTFFEKLSGTGFINVGRGASVDSRALLDALDKGQLKFAVLDVFETEPLPETDTLWSHPKVYITPHISAVTTPEEGTECFLDTLINIDEGRDLTNIVDVNRGY; this is translated from the coding sequence GTGGATATAAGCAATATTTTAGTTACCGGCGGCAGTGTGGAAGAAATGGAGAGAATTATAAAGGAAACAGACATATTTGGAAAAAAACAGTGGCGTTTTAAAGCGGAGGAAGATGTTATAGAAGAAGATTTTTACTGGGCAGATACATATGTAGCTTTTGCCCCTACAAAAAATTTCACCTTTGGAAATATTAAATGGGTGCATTCCACCGGGGCAGGTGTGGACAAGTTTTTAGACAGGCTGGACTGGAAGGACGATGTGCTTTTAACAAAAACGATTTGTTCTTTCGGCCAGCGGATCGGGGAGTTTAGTTTAAGTTACATTCTGAAGGACTGCCAGCACCATGATACTTTCAGGGAGCTGCAGACGGAGAAGGAATGGCGGGAGGACGTTCCGGTACCGCTCGCGGAAAAAACGGCGGTCATTTACGGGACAGGAAACATCGGCCAGGAGACGGCAAAAATACTGTCCTTTTTCGGAATAAAGGTATACGGTGTGTCTCTGAGTGGAAAACAGAAGGAGCATTTCGATGAGGTATACTCCACTGGAGATGAAAATACGGAAATTTTGCAGAAAGCTGATTATGTAATCAGCACCATGCCTCTGACTGAAAAAACGAGGAAGATGTTTGATTATACGTTTTTTGAAAAGCTCTCGGGCACCGGTTTTATTAATGTTGGCCGGGGAGCTTCTGTTGACTCCCGGGCATTATTGGATGCGCTGGACAAGGGGCAGCTGAAGTTCGCCGTGCTCGATGTATTTGAAACAGAGCCGCTGCCGGAAACAGACACGTTATGGAGCCATCCGAAAGTGTATATAACTCCACATATTTCCGCGGTGACCACTCCGGAAGAAGGGACGGAATGTTTCCTTGATACGTTAATAAATATTGACGAAGGCAGAGACCTTACCAATATAGTGGATGTTAACAGGGGGTACTAG
- a CDS encoding cupin domain-containing protein produces the protein MEVVTIKEVAPDDRPEIVMKTLFNETVTEGAKAVLGVVSIPPGARIPLQGTGSHEEDEYAVVTKGSIVTMSGGKEYEITSGQATFIPKGEEHWAYNKGTTDCEIIWTLVKR, from the coding sequence GTGGAGGTAGTAACTATCAAAGAGGTAGCTCCGGACGATCGTCCGGAAATTGTAATGAAAACTCTCTTTAACGAAACCGTTACGGAAGGAGCGAAAGCCGTCCTGGGGGTTGTGTCTATACCTCCTGGTGCCAGGATCCCGCTTCAAGGAACGGGATCCCACGAGGAAGATGAGTATGCGGTAGTAACAAAAGGTTCAATAGTTACGATGAGCGGGGGAAAAGAATACGAAATTACCTCGGGACAGGCGACCTTCATCCCTAAAGGAGAAGAGCATTGGGCATATAATAAAGGAACAACCGACTGTGAGATTATCTGGACGCTCGTAAAACGGTAA
- a CDS encoding cytosine permease has translation MEEKAVGKTMVRDEALSAIPKSERQHWLTPAVIFGGLEFTIPVLMVGATLAVSFGMSSIFWILAVSMFVFQWIGNALQGYIGAKTGRSSSVIARTSFGALQARLIVGITIFVVSTGWWALQTAVAGNAISAMLGIDYTTQWLAWAVITVIAGLLFAVPSIIGYASMKWTDYIAVPAGLLLIGAGIFYALNNTGWETISTWSPEPTMTFLMAVSLVIGVNVSQWVIASDYTRYAKPRAKDNILIPLGIIAVGFPLFYVGAIMSVGVGSADIVEVMLNLGFPVWGFLILWFATWTSQLVNNYSMGLALSNVMNVNSGRGRALLTFAGTIVAIIVALAGVLDYFMDFLYMTALIYPAIAGVMMADFFLVRNKQWVDNQGWNWMATIAIIVATGVGYYTQYVQPFGLPAVQSLLAAVVVYYAAMKIKASSAPDQFTPDEWKAGNGKNNVA, from the coding sequence ATGGAGGAAAAAGCAGTGGGTAAAACAATGGTGAGGGATGAAGCACTATCTGCAATACCAAAATCTGAACGGCAGCACTGGTTAACACCGGCAGTAATCTTTGGGGGACTGGAGTTTACAATTCCTGTTTTAATGGTGGGGGCGACACTGGCAGTAAGCTTTGGGATGTCCTCAATTTTTTGGATTCTTGCAGTTTCAATGTTCGTATTCCAATGGATAGGTAATGCACTTCAAGGGTATATTGGTGCAAAAACAGGACGTTCCTCATCAGTAATTGCCAGGACAAGCTTTGGTGCATTACAGGCAAGACTAATTGTAGGTATTACAATTTTTGTTGTCTCTACAGGATGGTGGGCATTACAGACAGCGGTAGCGGGGAATGCAATCTCAGCTATGTTAGGAATCGATTACACAACTCAGTGGTTAGCCTGGGCTGTGATCACTGTAATCGCAGGTTTATTGTTTGCTGTTCCTTCGATTATTGGCTATGCATCTATGAAATGGACCGATTATATAGCGGTTCCGGCAGGGCTACTGTTAATTGGAGCTGGTATATTTTATGCATTAAATAATACAGGGTGGGAAACAATTTCCACATGGTCACCGGAACCAACGATGACTTTCCTGATGGCTGTCAGTTTAGTAATTGGTGTCAACGTTTCCCAATGGGTTATCGCGTCAGACTATACCCGGTATGCTAAGCCCAGAGCAAAAGATAATATTTTAATTCCTCTTGGCATTATCGCTGTCGGATTTCCTTTATTTTATGTAGGTGCAATAATGTCTGTTGGTGTCGGCTCCGCTGACATTGTAGAAGTAATGCTTAATCTTGGCTTTCCTGTATGGGGCTTTCTTATCCTTTGGTTCGCTACCTGGACAAGCCAGCTTGTAAATAACTACAGCATGGGGCTTGCACTTTCAAATGTTATGAATGTAAACTCTGGCCGAGGAAGAGCTTTATTAACCTTTGCAGGGACAATTGTAGCAATCATTGTTGCCCTCGCTGGTGTTTTGGATTACTTTATGGACTTCCTGTATATGACTGCGTTAATCTATCCGGCTATTGCAGGTGTTATGATGGCTGACTTCTTCTTAGTCAGAAATAAACAATGGGTAGATAACCAGGGCTGGAACTGGATGGCTACTATAGCAATAATAGTCGCAACAGGAGTGGGATACTATACTCAGTATGTACAGCCGTTCGGTCTGCCGGCAGTACAGTCCTTACTCGCAGCAGTGGTCGTTTACTATGCTGCTATGAAAATAAAAGCGAGTTCAGCACCAGACCAGTTTACACCAGATGAGTGGAAGGCGGGTAACGGGAAAAATAATGTAGCTTAG
- a CDS encoding sigma-70 family RNA polymerase sigma factor produces MEKIKSGKLFEECCKQYMVIVHSLINKWKLFNDRDNYEQIGRIALYEAWQKYDEKKGEFAPFAKSYVSGRMKQAIYEQDRWGSRYTVTEPIVLAEIAGAGMKEEERLILEDWLERSGLSGKEKLWAREAVLNGNMPKDIAEIYGVNVNTVKDWRRRALEKLRRCWKDGRPPVQGDA; encoded by the coding sequence GTGGAAAAGATTAAGAGTGGTAAGTTGTTTGAGGAGTGCTGCAAGCAGTATATGGTGATCGTTCATTCGCTGATTAACAAGTGGAAGCTTTTTAACGACAGGGATAACTATGAACAGATCGGCCGTATCGCTTTGTATGAAGCTTGGCAGAAATACGATGAGAAGAAGGGAGAGTTTGCGCCGTTCGCAAAGAGCTATGTAAGCGGGCGGATGAAGCAGGCGATTTACGAACAGGACCGCTGGGGATCAAGGTATACGGTGACAGAACCAATAGTTCTGGCAGAAATAGCGGGAGCGGGGATGAAAGAGGAAGAAAGGCTCATTCTTGAAGACTGGCTGGAGCGGTCAGGGCTGTCTGGGAAAGAGAAATTATGGGCCAGAGAGGCTGTCCTGAATGGAAATATGCCGAAGGATATTGCTGAAATTTACGGAGTGAACGTGAATACTGTAAAGGACTGGCGGAGACGGGCACTCGAAAAACTGAGAAGATGCTGGAAGGATGGGCGGCCGCCAGTACAGGGTGATGCTTGA
- a CDS encoding STAS/SEC14 domain-containing protein encodes MLIKETPNVDNVLEIVIDDEISKDDVEALEMKMEKLKKNTDKVNFLVQFADAEGYTVKGMIQDMKAFSKHSKDVEKIALFSNTDSKWVEFSNKIDAIVPGLETKEFELGQREEALEWLQQ; translated from the coding sequence ATGCTCATAAAAGAAACACCAAATGTGGATAATGTGCTTGAGATTGTGATTGATGATGAAATATCTAAAGATGATGTGGAAGCATTGGAAATGAAGATGGAGAAGCTGAAGAAAAATACAGATAAAGTTAACTTCCTTGTACAATTTGCAGATGCTGAGGGCTATACAGTTAAAGGGATGATACAGGACATGAAAGCCTTCAGTAAGCATTCCAAGGACGTGGAAAAGATTGCATTGTTTTCAAACACGGATAGTAAGTGGGTAGAATTCAGCAATAAAATCGACGCTATTGTGCCTGGTCTTGAAACGAAGGAATTTGAACTTGGCCAAAGAGAAGAAGCGCTGGAGTGGCTTCAGCAATAG
- a CDS encoding response regulator transcription factor gives MGKNRGNQLETDVIFMDPTEQISIAVKERINKRLSLLISEEGIPPATIQKNRITLVTADGFSEKKLRHLLSEDMLNDKKASYVLISKNKPSLELLSFLEYPVGGIVSLPFLERYMDIVLKSLLIHEIFMEPSIHLELIEEIQKKRGQKRQINRLQLIEESHFIFSEKEMDILQLILDGYSMNEIANKMYFANSTIATHVGAIMKKLNANDRTTAVRKAIKIGLVVAKK, from the coding sequence ATGGGGAAAAACAGGGGAAATCAGCTGGAAACTGACGTTATATTTATGGATCCAACAGAGCAAATATCAATAGCTGTTAAAGAGAGAATCAATAAGAGGCTGTCTTTGCTGATAAGTGAAGAAGGTATACCTCCAGCGACAATTCAGAAAAACCGCATCACCCTTGTTACTGCCGATGGCTTCAGTGAAAAGAAGCTCAGGCATCTTTTATCAGAAGATATGCTTAACGATAAAAAAGCAAGCTATGTATTGATCAGCAAAAATAAACCATCCCTTGAACTGCTGTCATTTCTGGAATATCCGGTCGGGGGAATTGTATCTCTTCCTTTTCTGGAAAGGTACATGGATATAGTACTGAAATCACTGCTGATCCATGAAATCTTTATGGAGCCATCAATACATCTGGAGTTAATTGAGGAAATCCAGAAAAAGAGGGGTCAGAAAAGGCAGATTAACCGTCTGCAATTAATAGAGGAATCACACTTTATTTTTTCAGAAAAAGAAATGGATATCCTCCAGTTAATTTTAGATGGATACAGCATGAATGAAATCGCAAACAAAATGTATTTTGCAAATTCCACCATTGCCACGCATGTAGGCGCAATAATGAAAAAGCTCAACGCGAATGACAGAACGACTGCCGTCAGAAAGGCTATTAAAATTGGTTTGGTAGTAGCAAAAAAATGA
- a CDS encoding sodium:alanine symporter family protein produces MFIVDFLNNFLWTYVVIIGLLGLGLYFTVRTGFIQFRYLREMVRVVFEKTPSPNPGEKPISSFKSFCIGSATRIGTGNLAGVAVAVTLGGPGAVFWMWVVALVGGATSFIESTLAQVYKIRDTEKPGTYRGGPAYYITKGLNKRWLGIIFAVLIAVTFGLIFNSVQSNTIASAFESAFGLNTYMAGAFMVVLTGAIIFGGVHRIANFSAVVVPIMAVLYIAVALFVFFTNLNMVPAVLSLIVSSAFGLEQAVGGGIGAAIMYGVRRGLFSNEAGMGSAPNAAATSHISHPAKQGFIQTLGVYLDTLVVCTATAFLILVSTDVYNSGQYEGINLLQASLSSQVGEWASIFVAVAIFLFAFSSIIGSYYYGETNLQFIKNDKVMLNVYRVATMGFVMLGAVAGLGFVWELADLFMALMTIINLVGIMLLGGVAFKVLKDYEAQRKKGLDPTFNPEKLGIKNTESWDQEINKKVAN; encoded by the coding sequence ATGTTTATCGTCGACTTTTTGAACAACTTTCTTTGGACTTATGTAGTTATCATTGGGTTACTTGGTTTAGGGCTTTATTTCACGGTCAGGACAGGCTTTATCCAATTCAGGTATCTGAGGGAAATGGTAAGAGTTGTTTTTGAAAAAACACCATCTCCTAATCCAGGGGAAAAACCAATCTCTTCTTTTAAGTCATTTTGTATCGGATCAGCGACACGTATCGGAACAGGAAACCTTGCAGGGGTGGCGGTAGCAGTAACACTGGGAGGTCCTGGAGCCGTTTTCTGGATGTGGGTTGTCGCTTTAGTAGGGGGTGCGACAAGCTTTATCGAGAGCACACTTGCACAGGTATATAAAATCAGAGACACTGAAAAGCCGGGAACATACCGCGGAGGACCGGCCTATTATATTACAAAAGGGCTCAATAAGAGATGGCTCGGAATTATTTTTGCAGTATTAATCGCTGTAACCTTTGGACTTATTTTTAACTCTGTACAAAGCAACACGATCGCATCTGCATTTGAAAGTGCATTCGGCCTCAACACATACATGGCAGGCGCGTTCATGGTTGTGTTAACAGGAGCGATCATCTTCGGCGGCGTGCACAGGATCGCAAACTTTTCAGCAGTTGTCGTGCCGATCATGGCAGTGCTTTATATCGCGGTGGCCTTATTCGTATTCTTTACTAACTTAAACATGGTTCCTGCAGTTCTTTCTTTAATCGTAAGCAGCGCATTTGGACTGGAGCAGGCAGTTGGGGGCGGTATTGGAGCAGCGATCATGTACGGTGTAAGACGGGGACTTTTCTCGAACGAAGCTGGTATGGGTAGTGCGCCAAACGCCGCAGCAACGTCGCACATTTCCCACCCTGCAAAACAAGGCTTCATCCAGACGCTTGGTGTCTACCTTGATACTTTAGTTGTCTGTACAGCAACTGCGTTCCTTATTCTTGTATCCACAGATGTGTACAACTCTGGTCAATACGAAGGTATCAACCTTCTGCAGGCTTCACTAAGCTCGCAGGTTGGAGAATGGGCAAGCATTTTTGTAGCAGTAGCGATCTTCCTTTTCGCTTTCAGCTCAATCATCGGAAGCTACTACTACGGTGAAACGAACCTGCAGTTCATTAAAAATGATAAGGTTATGCTGAATGTATACCGCGTAGCGACAATGGGCTTTGTAATGCTTGGAGCAGTTGCAGGACTTGGATTTGTCTGGGAGCTTGCCGACCTGTTCATGGCATTGATGACAATTATTAACCTTGTCGGTATCATGTTACTCGGCGGAGTAGCCTTTAAAGTACTGAAAGACTATGAAGCACAAAGGAAAAAAGGTCTGGATCCAACATTCAATCCTGAAAAATTAGGGATTAAAAATACAGAAAGCTGGGATCAGGAAATCAACAAAAAGGTTGCAAACTAA
- a CDS encoding plasmid pRiA4b ORF-3 family protein, whose product MQIQCTKKLLDELKIKAEPRTEENSLFSWHGNLLKLGRKKALVLMNDVSRYAVVLFGLKAKDFKNIDTLIMTAIRETFKADRIHEEVIEKYMEQAGKVIFTKTKDRTSVARLNQICGNVEHFYKFIDEGTVIQTPLTRRINDLLAGDGKGDYITPDEEMYKHLEEFAGRAVLQMEAVQLKVTLTLSNHSVWRRIVVPSTTTFENLHEIIQAAFEWQDSHLHEFAVYEAGKGSNVAPIREDQPLVVLVPGGETYGFERNVPVDRENDVRLTDILPARIIYKYDFGDDWEHVIEAEGVIDDYELNHPLCLEGEGAAPPEDVGGEPGYENFLQIIGDKSDPDYEHMQQWGRAQGFREFKKNNINISMKRLR is encoded by the coding sequence TTGCAAATTCAGTGTACGAAAAAATTACTGGACGAATTGAAAATCAAGGCAGAACCACGTACGGAGGAAAACTCTTTATTTTCATGGCATGGGAATCTATTAAAGTTAGGACGTAAAAAGGCTCTCGTGCTGATGAATGATGTAAGCCGTTATGCTGTTGTGCTATTTGGGCTGAAAGCGAAAGACTTTAAAAATATCGACACGCTCATCATGACGGCAATCCGTGAGACGTTTAAAGCCGATAGGATCCATGAAGAGGTCATTGAAAAGTATATGGAACAGGCAGGGAAGGTGATTTTTACAAAAACGAAGGACAGAACGAGTGTAGCAAGACTGAACCAAATTTGCGGGAACGTTGAACATTTCTATAAATTTATTGACGAGGGAACTGTCATTCAGACTCCCCTCACCAGGCGAATTAATGATTTACTGGCTGGGGATGGCAAGGGGGACTATATCACTCCGGATGAAGAAATGTACAAGCATCTTGAAGAGTTCGCAGGACGTGCGGTTCTTCAAATGGAAGCCGTTCAGCTAAAGGTTACACTTACATTGAGTAATCACTCTGTATGGCGGAGAATTGTGGTCCCGTCCACAACAACTTTTGAAAATTTGCATGAAATAATCCAGGCTGCCTTTGAGTGGCAGGACAGCCACCTGCATGAGTTTGCGGTGTATGAAGCTGGTAAAGGCAGCAACGTGGCTCCTATCAGGGAGGACCAGCCGTTAGTTGTTTTAGTCCCAGGCGGTGAAACGTATGGGTTTGAACGGAACGTCCCGGTAGATAGAGAGAATGATGTCAGGCTAACTGACATTCTTCCAGCCAGGATAATCTATAAGTATGATTTTGGCGATGACTGGGAGCATGTCATTGAGGCTGAAGGAGTAATAGATGATTACGAGTTAAATCATCCCCTTTGTCTTGAAGGGGAAGGCGCCGCCCCGCCAGAGGATGTGGGCGGAGAACCAGGTTATGAAAACTTCCTCCAGATTATTGGAGATAAAAGCGATCCGGACTATGAGCATATGCAGCAATGGGGAAGGGCACAGGGGTTCCGGGAGTTTAAGAAAAACAATATAAACATAAGTATGAAGAGACTTCGATAA